The genome window GTGATGGTGTGCGGCATAACATTACCTGCCGCGTCGGTTAAATAGTTATGGTGCGCAATGCTTAGCATTTGGCCTTTTTTTAACCCATGAGCTTTACCCAAGTTAATAACGATTTTGCTATTTTCCATATGCATTATTTTACCTTGAGTAGGTAAACACGCCATGGCTGCTTGAATGTCATAACTTACTGCTTGGTTGATATCGGTTATGCTTTGCCCATAAGGTGATTGCCAAAACCTATCACTATTAACATCAACTATGGTTGTTTTTTCAAATGGCCAAATTGCTTGAGTATGGTAACTATTTTGCCAAAGTTGCTCATAGGTAGTGCCATCAAACAGTGCAAACTCAATGTTGTAACTGCGCTCATACGCCTCGTCTTGCCAAAATGCATAATCGTTATTGAGTTTGTCGCTAGTCGAAAGGCTGGTTATTTGGCTAAGCAGAACATATTGAGCGTTACTGCGCGAAGATATTTCTTCTAATTGAGCGTTTGAATAGTCGTGCTGCTGCGAAAAGTATTTATCAACGCTTATTGCATTATTATAGTAAGCAATAGGTACTGCGCTCATTTTTGATTTTTGTAGAGAGGTAAAAATATTTTTGCTAATCGCTTTGCTTACGTCAAATATTTGACCCATTTTGGCATGTTCACGATGAACAAGTTGGCTTTGTGTAACGGCCACAAACTTATTAAAACTATTTTGTGGGCATTGCTCTGTTTGAGAAAAAATATCGAGTCGTAATGTAACGGCAAATTTATTGTCGTATTTATTTTCGCTGATCAGTTCAATTTTTTGAATCTCGCCGTGGCTGCTAATTTTTAGCTGATCTTGCATTAACACGCCATCTACCAAGGTTTGCACCGAGCTAACCCGTGCGCCAGAGAACACTAACGCTTGTGTAATCGCATCTTTTATAGCGGCAGATTTAGCTGCGCTCGTATCACCATTTTGAACGTTCGCGTGACCCGTTGATTCATACCACTGTGCTTTAGTAAAAGGGGAGAAGGTTAATAATGCCGTTACACTTAATCCTGCAAATGCCAATGATAAAAACGACTTCATACTTTTACTCCAATTAAACGTTAGCTATTAACTAGGTAGAGCAAGGACTGTACCAATGTTATTTGGTAATTATTAGTAATGCTATAAATGGCATTAAACGTGCATATGTACTGCTAATTACTATACAAGGGCTAGATGCTATGCGAGCAATTTCATTACTTATTACACTTGGGTGTTTAACCTTAGGTGGTTGTAGCAGCGTTTTTGATAAGCATGTTGAATATAAATATGTAGAGCCAAATAATTACCCCGTTTTAAAAGCGATAGGGTATGCACCTATTAGCTTGCAAAAAGGTGCTAACGCGTCGCAAAAACAACTTATGGCCATTAAAGCTTCTAAGCTTGAGGCTTACCGCGAGCTTACTGAACAAGTATATGGGCAAAAAATTACCGCAGGAACAACGGTGGAAGGTTCAATTGCTCAAGACGATTACCTAGAAAGTAAAGTGCAGGGGCTTATTAAAGGTGCACAAATAATTAAAACTTACGCAGTAGATGATACTTACGTGACCGAGCTTGAGCTTAATATGAAGCGTGTGCACGATTTATACATAGGTGAAGTAAAACCACGCGAAGTTAAAAAAGTAACTTATTACTAAATAACCCAGTTGATTAAAAAAGTTATTCAAAATATCTCATCCTCTTATATTGAGTGCTATGCTGTTGTTAGGATTAATTTTTAAGCAGATTGCGTAGTGCTCAACAGATGTATTTTATTGCCACTTATATTAACAGTGGCTCTGTAAATGGCGTTTAAGCCAACTCATTTAAATCCTAAATTATTTATATGGTGCAAAGGCAATTTGCGCTACCTATTACTGTTTTTTGTACTCTCTAGTGGTGTGCTTGCAAGCCGACTAACTATTCAATTTAATACCTTTATTGAGCTGATGGGTCAAAAATATGGACCTGCGCGAGCGGCTGTTGCACGTAACTGGCAAAGTATGTTGGTACAAACTCAAAACAAACCAGAGCAACAACAAATTCTTATTGTTAATGATTTTTTTGCGCGTAATTTACGCTATCAAACTGATATTTTGCTATGGAAACAAAACGATTATTGGGCAACCCCTTTAGAAACGTTAGGCAAAGGCTTAGGTGATTGTGAAGATTACGCAATAGCAAAGTATATAAGCTTGAGAGCCCTAGGGGTGAGCGACGACAAGTTACGTCTTATTTATGTAAAAGCAAAAATTGCGGGCACTAACAAAACGCAAGCACATATGGTGTTAGGTTATTTTGCTACACCAAACGCTCAGCCACTTATTTTAGACAGTTTAATAACAAAGGTTTTACCTGCTGCAAAACGTGTAGATTTAAGCCCTGTTTTTAGCTTTAACAGCCAAGGTTTATGGGCTAATAATTCAACCAAAAGTGTAGCCAGCCCAACAGCAAGACTTTCACGCTGGCGTAAAATTTTGGAGCAGACAACCAAAGAAGGAGTTATGTGGTAATGGCATCATTTTCCTTATCTAAGTATCTTAAAAAACGAAAAATAACACTCAGGCAAGAGCTGTGGATTGCATTATTAATTGTTATTTTTGTAGGCTTTATAAGTAGTGTTTTAATTAGCACTAATTCGGCTGAAAGTTATTTTTCGACCCAGCTGTATTTAAAAAATGTAGATAACGCCAGTTCACTCGCGTTAATGATCAGCCAATTAGATAAAGACCCCGTTGAGCTTGAATTATTAGTATCGGCCACATTTGATACCGGTCACTATAAGCGAATAGAACTACAAAACCCTAATGGTGAGGTGATTGTTAAACGCACGTTTACCGATGAACTCGAAGCGACGGCTCCGCAGTGGTTTAGAGCAATGTATGGATTAAATGTACAGCCAGGGGTTGGGCAAGTAAATGATGGTTGGCAGCAGTTTGGTACTTTGTTTATAGAAAGCCACAGTCAATATGCTGAGCAAGCCTTATGGGAAAGTGCGCTTAAACTATTTTTTAGTTTTTTAATTGTCGCTTTTTTTGCTTGTATAGTTAGTGCTTACTTTTTAAGTAGGATATTAAAACCACTAGATGATGTTGTGTATCAGGCTAATGCATTTGGTGAAAAACGTTTTATTAAATCCACCGTCCCTCGTACATTTGAGTTTGCACGTTTAGTGCAATCAATGAACCAGTTATCTACCCGTTTTAGCCGTATTATTAAAGAAGATAATAAACGTTTAGAAGAGCTTAGATTTAAATCGCAACACGATGAGCTAACTGGTTTAGCAAATAGAGAATACTTTGGTGCAACGCTTGAGGCTCACTTACAAAAATCAAAAGATCATGCCCATGGTGCCTTGTTTTTATTTAGGGTTGTTAACCTCGATCGCGTAAGTGAGGAAGTGGGACGAGTAGAAATGGTTAACTTTCTACGTCGATTTTCACAGATGTTGGTTAGCTTCTTAGAAAGCAACCAAGAACACTTTTCTGAAAATTACATTGCACGTATTTCTCACAGCGATTTTACAGTTTTATTTAGTGATATTGATGATATTCAAGCAATCAGTGAACGTATTTTATTGATGCATCAATCGTTTGTTGAAGAGTATAAAAACGTTAAGCTAGCGATACCTCACAGCTGTACTTATATTCAAAAAGACGATACGCGATTTGATGTATTAAAGCGTGCGGATGAACTTTTAAAATCATCGGGTAAACGATCTGATGTACAAGCAAAAGTAGCTCAAATCAAGCAAGAAAGTGAGCTGTTTGATAATGCAACTAGTTGGCAAAATGCCATAGAAGAGGCACTCAACAATAATAATTTAGAAATAAATACTTACCCAGTAACGAGCTTTACGGGGCAGGTAATGCAAAATCAATTAGGGTTGAGCCTAAAGCTTGGTGGGCAAGTATACCGTGCTAGTTACTACTACCAGTGGGCTAACCGATTAAAGTTATTAGCGCGTTTAGATTGGGGTTTAATTAAGGCGTTGGTGGCTCATTATAGTATTGAGCCACCAAGTGAACTGATTTCGGTTGAATTATCTGCTCAAACGTTACTTGATGATGCTGTACTTGCTTCGATTCTTACGTACCTTTCGGCGTTTCCTGATTTAGCCTCTAAAATTTGTTTTGATATTCGTGAAAGTATTGCCGTTAGCGAAATTGAGATATTTAAAGATTTTTGTGAGCAGGCTCGATGTATGGGCGCTAAGGTAGCATTAAAACGTGTGGGCCCTGAATTTACTAAAATTAATAAAATTCAGGAATTTGGTCTTGAAATGATTAAGGTTGATAGCGTTTACGGACACAATATTAGTTACAGCCAAGATAACCAAACATTCCTGCGAGGAGTATGTACGTTAGCGCATTCTATTGGCATTAAAGTGGTGGCTCAAGGTGTAACAAGCCAAGATGATATAGATACGCTTATTAACTTAGGTTTTGATGGGGTTATTAAAGAGTAAGTAATAGGCATTAACTGTGCGGTTAATGCCCTTTTACAACTAACATTAATTGAATTCGGTCGCGAACTTTTAGCTTATTAAATATAGAGCTCATATGCTCTTTAATTGTGCGTTCTGTAATATTTAAAGATTCTGCAGCTTGCTTATTAGTTGCACCTGTTACAACAATATCAACTACTTGACGTTCTCGCTTTGTGAGTACATCAAGCTCGCATGTGCTCGCATATTTAAACGGTGTATTTGATAAAGCTCCTACTAAGTTAGATAGTAATTGCCCTGGTAACCATATTCCGCCGGTACAAATTGTCTCAAGTACTTGTTCAATAATTACTTTAGTAGCGAGTGCTTCTACGTACCCCCTAGCTCCTGCTTCAAGCGCACTTCTTAGTTGATTTATTTCTAGTTCGTTGGTCATAACTATAACCAGTAAACGTTGCTGAGAATACTTTTTAACAAGCTCAAGCCAATTAGGTGTGCCGGCCAAAACCCAAATAATACTTGATGCCGTGACTCTGTGTGGTTCTTTTGTGAATATCAAACAACCAGGAAACGCTGTATGCCAGTGTTTCGATTCAAATTCAGGCTGTGTAATAAAAATACTTTGGCGCATTACTTCTCCATTTATAAAATGTTTTAACGCTCTGTCATTGCTTGCGATGTAGCTCTAAGAACCGGTTTTAAAATATACTCAAGTACGGTTTTTTTACCGGTAATAATATCCACTTGAGTGGTCATTCCTGGAATAATAGTCAGCTCTTTTGAAAAATTATTTTTGGTGGTTTTTAGCTGCACCAAATAAAAGGTATTCTCGCGGTCATCTGTAATTGTATCGGCACTTATATGTAATACTTCGGCTTCAAGGCCACCATATACGGCAAAGTCGTAGGCACTAAATTTTATCATTGCAGATTGCCCAGGGCGTAAAAATGCAATGTCTTTAGGCGGGATTTTTGCCTCTACTACAAGTTGATCGTCAAGCGGGACAATTTCCATAACATCACTACCTGGCTGTAAAATACCGCCAACAGTATTAACTAATAATCGTTGTACAGTGCCTTTAACAGGAGAGCGTATTTCAGTTTGAGTTACTTTATCGGCTAAGCCAGATTCAGTTTCTTTAATTGAATCTAGTCGCAGTAGCGCTTCGGAGAGTTCATTGTTCCAGCGGTTAATCATAACGAGCTCAACTTCGGTTACCTTATTTTTAGCTTCGTTAATGGCCGAAAGACTCCTATTTATAACTGCTTTGGTTCTGTTTATCTCGCCGTTTAAATCAACTATTTGACGCTCTAAACGAATAATATCTATATCCGAAATAGCACCGGTGCGTAACAGTGGGCGGGTCACTTTAAGCTCCCTGTTTGTTAAGCGCAGCGCACTTGTATGCTGCTGAAGTGCCGCTTTTGCTTCAATATAATCTTGGTGTCGCTGCTCTAGTTGGCGTTTGTGTATACTTACCTGTTGCTCCAACTCTTGGCTGTTACTCAAATAAAGAGAGCGTTCGTGTTGAACCACCTGAGGTGCATTTTTTATAACATCTTCGTTAAATATGAGCTCCTTTTTTTGAGTGAGCGCTCTGAGCCTCGCAACTTTTGCACTTAACGATTCAACCTTGGATTGATTTTCTCTAAAGCTAGAAATAAAGCGGGTAGGGTCTATTTTAATGAGTACATCCCCCTCGTTTACTATTTGGCCTTCTCGGACATTTATTTTTTCGACCATACCGCCGTCATAAGATTGAATAAGCTGTAATTTATTAGAGGGAATAACACGACCCTCGCCACGAGCAACTTCATCCAAATTAGCAAAGCCAGACCACACAATAAGGCATATAAACGTTAAGCAAATTAAATAAAGTAGTAACCTAGCGCTTGCTGGTTCCTGCTGCATTTTTTCCCACTGTGCATCTACTACCCAGTCTTGAGTATTTGGCGGTGAAATCCATCCTTTAAATAGTTTATTAAATACGGATGGCTTACCTTGTTTTCTTGCTTCTATTGCTTTGCTAACAGATTCAAAAGAGCGTTGTTCAAGTGGTTTTTTGTTATCACTCATGAGGCTTGCTCCACGGTTTTATTATTTAACGCCGCAATTACTTTTTGTTTTGGTCCATCAGCAACTACTTTTCCGTTATCTAAAACTATAATACGGTCAACAAGCTCGAGTAATGATGAGCGGTGAGTCACTACAATTAGGGTTTTATTTTTAGTATAATTTTTTAAATTGTTAATAATTTTACTTTCACTATTGTGATCTAGCGATGAGGTTGGCTCATCTAGTAATAGTATTGGTGGGTCGTTAATTATAGCTCTTGCCATACCTACTGCTTGGCGTTGCCCTCCTGATAATTGGCGGCCTTGCTCGCCTACTTGTAGATCAAATCCGTCTGGGTGCGAATTAATTAAATCAAATAATTGGCTTCGCTCACAGGCTTCAATAATTTGCTCGTCTTTGGCATGCCAAGCGCTTATCGTAAGGTTGTCTTTTAAGGTCCCATAAAACAGGGCAACGGTTTGCGGTACATAACCAATATTATGGCGAAGCTCTGCAGGGTCAATTTGATGTATATCGTTATTGTCCATCAAAATTGCTCCTGAACAGGGTTCATATAGCCCTAAGATAAGCTTTTCTAATGTACTTTTACCTGAGCCATTACGTCCTAAAATTGCAACTTTTTCACCAGCTTTAATTTTAAAGCTAACGCCGTTGAGTGCATTATGAGATTCGTCAGAGTATTTAAAACATACATCTTTAAATTCTATATCGCCCTTTAAAATAGGGTGGCTTAACCAATGCTTACCAGGTGGGCGCTCGACCTCTTTTTCCATAATCTCATTTAGTGACTGCATTGCTATTGCGGCATGATGATATTGCGCTAAAACAGCGGCTGACTGCCCAATAGGGCCCATAGCACGAGATGATAATAAGTAGGCTGCAATTAATCCGCCTTGAGTTAGCTCACCTTCAATAACGAGGTGTACGCCTATTATCATTATTATCACGCCTACACATTGTTGTATCCACGATGCTGTATTTGATATAGAGCTTGAAACGAGTCGGCTTTGTGCGTTTACTTGCGCAATGTAAATGGTCGACTTTTCCCATACAGATTGTGTTTTACACTCTGAGTGAAAACTTTTTACATCTTCAATATTGGTTAAACTTTCTACTAATACTGCATTTCGCATTGAGCTTGCTTTCATTGTTTGCTCTGAAAGGGCTTCAAGTTTGCGGTGTGCGGCTATAGCGTAAGCTAATAATATAAGTGCGCCCGCTATAATGGGTAAACTTAGAGGTACGCCAATAATGGCGATAACAATTAAATATAAAACTACGAATGGTAAGTCGACTAATGCGACAAGCGTTATGGAACTAAAAAAGTTACGTACAGCTTCAAATGATTGAATATTGCTTGCAAAGGAGCCAGCTGATGATGGACGGTTTTTTAGTTTCATACCTAATACCCGCTCCATAATTACAGCCGATACTTTTACATCTATTCTGCTTGCAGCAAGCTCTACAAAATAGCCTCTTACTAAGCGTAAAACAAAGTCAGCAGTGAGTGCTATTAAAATACCAATGGCAAGTACCCAAAGGGTTTCGGTTGCATGGTTGGGCACTACGCGGTCATATACATTCATTACAAATAAAGGCATAGCAACCGACAAAAAGCCCAACGCAATAGCTGAAATGA of Pseudoalteromonas arctica A 37-1-2 contains these proteins:
- a CDS encoding flagellar assembly protein FlgT, whose protein sequence is MKSFLSLAFAGLSVTALLTFSPFTKAQWYESTGHANVQNGDTSAAKSAAIKDAITQALVFSGARVSSVQTLVDGVLMQDQLKISSHGEIQKIELISENKYDNKFAVTLRLDIFSQTEQCPQNSFNKFVAVTQSQLVHREHAKMGQIFDVSKAISKNIFTSLQKSKMSAVPIAYYNNAISVDKYFSQQHDYSNAQLEEISSRSNAQYVLLSQITSLSTSDKLNNDYAFWQDEAYERSYNIEFALFDGTTYEQLWQNSYHTQAIWPFEKTTIVDVNSDRFWQSPYGQSITDINQAVSYDIQAAMACLPTQGKIMHMENSKIVINLGKAHGLKKGQMLSIAHHNYLTDAAGNVMPHTITTLNKIRVEQLYQQTAVAVSIDDKPLPGVQINDVVEIISQDL
- a CDS encoding LPP20 family lipoprotein, with translation MRAISLLITLGCLTLGGCSSVFDKHVEYKYVEPNNYPVLKAIGYAPISLQKGANASQKQLMAIKASKLEAYRELTEQVYGQKITAGTTVEGSIAQDDYLESKVQGLIKGAQIIKTYAVDDTYVTELELNMKRVHDLYIGEVKPREVKKVTYY
- a CDS encoding transglutaminase-like cysteine peptidase, with amino-acid sequence MAFKPTHLNPKLFIWCKGNLRYLLLFFVLSSGVLASRLTIQFNTFIELMGQKYGPARAAVARNWQSMLVQTQNKPEQQQILIVNDFFARNLRYQTDILLWKQNDYWATPLETLGKGLGDCEDYAIAKYISLRALGVSDDKLRLIYVKAKIAGTNKTQAHMVLGYFATPNAQPLILDSLITKVLPAAKRVDLSPVFSFNSQGLWANNSTKSVASPTARLSRWRKILEQTTKEGVMW
- a CDS encoding bifunctional diguanylate cyclase/phosphodiesterase, with the protein product MASFSLSKYLKKRKITLRQELWIALLIVIFVGFISSVLISTNSAESYFSTQLYLKNVDNASSLALMISQLDKDPVELELLVSATFDTGHYKRIELQNPNGEVIVKRTFTDELEATAPQWFRAMYGLNVQPGVGQVNDGWQQFGTLFIESHSQYAEQALWESALKLFFSFLIVAFFACIVSAYFLSRILKPLDDVVYQANAFGEKRFIKSTVPRTFEFARLVQSMNQLSTRFSRIIKEDNKRLEELRFKSQHDELTGLANREYFGATLEAHLQKSKDHAHGALFLFRVVNLDRVSEEVGRVEMVNFLRRFSQMLVSFLESNQEHFSENYIARISHSDFTVLFSDIDDIQAISERILLMHQSFVEEYKNVKLAIPHSCTYIQKDDTRFDVLKRADELLKSSGKRSDVQAKVAQIKQESELFDNATSWQNAIEEALNNNNLEINTYPVTSFTGQVMQNQLGLSLKLGGQVYRASYYYQWANRLKLLARLDWGLIKALVAHYSIEPPSELISVELSAQTLLDDAVLASILTYLSAFPDLASKICFDIRESIAVSEIEIFKDFCEQARCMGAKVALKRVGPEFTKINKIQEFGLEMIKVDSVYGHNISYSQDNQTFLRGVCTLAHSIGIKVVAQGVTSQDDIDTLINLGFDGVIKE
- a CDS encoding response regulator transcription factor; translation: MRQSIFITQPEFESKHWHTAFPGCLIFTKEPHRVTASSIIWVLAGTPNWLELVKKYSQQRLLVIVMTNELEINQLRSALEAGARGYVEALATKVIIEQVLETICTGGIWLPGQLLSNLVGALSNTPFKYASTCELDVLTKRERQVVDIVVTGATNKQAAESLNITERTIKEHMSSIFNKLKVRDRIQLMLVVKGH
- a CDS encoding HlyD family type I secretion periplasmic adaptor subunit gives rise to the protein MSDNKKPLEQRSFESVSKAIEARKQGKPSVFNKLFKGWISPPNTQDWVVDAQWEKMQQEPASARLLLYLICLTFICLIVWSGFANLDEVARGEGRVIPSNKLQLIQSYDGGMVEKINVREGQIVNEGDVLIKIDPTRFISSFRENQSKVESLSAKVARLRALTQKKELIFNEDVIKNAPQVVQHERSLYLSNSQELEQQVSIHKRQLEQRHQDYIEAKAALQQHTSALRLTNRELKVTRPLLRTGAISDIDIIRLERQIVDLNGEINRTKAVINRSLSAINEAKNKVTEVELVMINRWNNELSEALLRLDSIKETESGLADKVTQTEIRSPVKGTVQRLLVNTVGGILQPGSDVMEIVPLDDQLVVEAKIPPKDIAFLRPGQSAMIKFSAYDFAVYGGLEAEVLHISADTITDDRENTFYLVQLKTTKNNFSKELTIIPGMTTQVDIITGKKTVLEYILKPVLRATSQAMTER
- a CDS encoding type I secretion system permease/ATPase, which translates into the protein MELNDVLDHGGILVDCLAVLCRHHDKEFSREALLNGLPLTDGNLTPSGFSRAAKRIGFKSKVVNKPLQKINTALLPAILILKDNQACVINSIDYDKQVVSVIYPELTESVIEQSIDELAGNSVGLIIYAQPEFAFDERTPVLEKLSKDGWFWGVIKECRSLYKDVIISAIALGFLSVAMPLFVMNVYDRVVPNHATETLWVLAIGILIALTADFVLRLVRGYFVELAASRIDVKVSAVIMERVLGMKLKNRPSSAGSFASNIQSFEAVRNFFSSITLVALVDLPFVVLYLIVIAIIGVPLSLPIIAGALILLAYAIAAHRKLEALSEQTMKASSMRNAVLVESLTNIEDVKSFHSECKTQSVWEKSTIYIAQVNAQSRLVSSSISNTASWIQQCVGVIIMIIGVHLVIEGELTQGGLIAAYLLSSRAMGPIGQSAAVLAQYHHAAIAMQSLNEIMEKEVERPPGKHWLSHPILKGDIEFKDVCFKYSDESHNALNGVSFKIKAGEKVAILGRNGSGKSTLEKLILGLYEPCSGAILMDNNDIHQIDPAELRHNIGYVPQTVALFYGTLKDNLTISAWHAKDEQIIEACERSQLFDLINSHPDGFDLQVGEQGRQLSGGQRQAVGMARAIINDPPILLLDEPTSSLDHNSESKIINNLKNYTKNKTLIVVTHRSSLLELVDRIIVLDNGKVVADGPKQKVIAALNNKTVEQAS